One genomic region from Candidatus Nanopelagicales bacterium encodes:
- the dusB gene encoding tRNA dihydrouridine synthase DusB → MKLPLVVGGVVVDPPVVLAPMAGVTNLAFRRLCREQGAGLFVSEMVTARALVEDDPKSRRLMTFGHEERPRSLQLYSTDPGVMARAVTRIREQDLADHVDLNFGCPARKVTRKGGGAALPWKSDLFRQVVSSAVDAARGRFPVSVKMRMGIDSQHLTYLEAGRVAAESGVAWVALHARTAEQYYGGRADWEAIARLKELLAPTGTPVLGNGDIWSAADALAVMEQTGCDGVVIGRGCLGRPWLFGQLSDAFAGLPVRPDPDLAEVVAMYRRHAELLMAYFGEHVGSREIRKHHAWYFKGFRVSGGIRQGLGMVESLADVDRMIAGIDTDQSARLASGRRGRSSGARRVILPEGWLESRTA, encoded by the coding sequence ATGAAGTTGCCGCTGGTGGTCGGAGGCGTTGTCGTAGATCCGCCCGTTGTGCTCGCTCCGATGGCCGGGGTAACGAATCTGGCGTTCAGGCGTCTGTGCCGCGAGCAGGGGGCGGGACTGTTCGTCTCGGAAATGGTGACGGCTCGGGCACTCGTTGAGGATGACCCAAAGAGCCGGAGGCTGATGACGTTCGGACATGAAGAGCGGCCCAGATCGCTGCAGCTGTACTCGACCGACCCTGGAGTCATGGCGCGGGCAGTCACGCGGATCAGGGAACAGGACTTGGCAGATCACGTCGACCTGAACTTCGGATGTCCAGCGCGCAAGGTGACACGCAAAGGTGGAGGTGCTGCCCTGCCGTGGAAGTCCGACCTGTTCCGCCAGGTCGTGTCGTCCGCTGTCGACGCTGCCCGCGGCCGGTTCCCGGTATCGGTCAAGATGCGCATGGGCATCGACTCCCAGCACCTGACGTACCTGGAGGCAGGGCGCGTAGCCGCCGAATCTGGGGTCGCCTGGGTCGCGCTTCACGCCAGAACCGCGGAGCAGTACTACGGTGGGCGGGCTGACTGGGAGGCGATCGCCCGGCTCAAGGAACTGCTGGCGCCGACCGGCACACCGGTGCTCGGCAATGGCGATATCTGGAGCGCGGCAGACGCGCTGGCCGTCATGGAGCAAACCGGTTGCGACGGTGTCGTCATCGGCCGGGGGTGTCTTGGCCGACCATGGTTGTTCGGTCAGCTCTCAGACGCTTTCGCTGGGCTCCCAGTTCGCCCGGACCCGGATTTGGCTGAGGTCGTCGCCATGTACCGTCGTCACGCCGAGCTACTGATGGCCTACTTCGGGGAGCACGTCGGGTCCCGTGAGATCCGCAAGCACCACGCGTGGTACTTCAAGGGGTTCCGGGTGAGCGGGGGAATCCGGCAGGGCCTGGGGATGGTCGAGTCCCTGGCCGACGTGGATCGCATGATCGCCGGAATTGACACTGACCAGTCCGCCAGACTTGCCAGCGGGCGTCGAGGTCGCAGCTCGGGTGCGCGCCGGGTCATCCTGCCGGAAGGTTGGCTCGAATCCAGAACCGCGTAA